The uncultured Methanoregula sp. genomic sequence AGGGAAAACATACTTTTGACGACCGGGGAACGGTTGTTATCGATCTCCTTGACAATGAGATCCTTAACTCTCATGATATGGGGAGTGTCAGCGGGATAGCCCAGACCCTGACCCAGACGTTTACCGCAAAAGGAAGACAGGAAAACACCCGGAGAAAACTTATCCTGCACGAGGTCCTCGACAATATTCCCTTAAGCGAGATCACAATGAAAATCGGCCAAGATTATCAGGTCACAAAACTTGCGGTCAACTATTCGAAGCGTGACGTAAACCGGATCGCTCTCGGATACATCATCGATAAAAATTCCCGGCGGGTTACCTACTCTCTCGATTCGGGATCAATGTTTTCTGAAACCCGGGATATCGATTTTATTCCGGAGAAAAAGGATATCGCACTTGATACCGGGGAAGTTGTCTATGTCCCGAAGTGGCAGATATATTTCAACGCGTTCGGTATGGTATACATCCGCGAGGTTCTTGCATGCTCGGGCAAAAAACTGGAAGATACAATCGCCTATTGCCCCAACCATTTCAAGGTGGGTGTCCTTGCAGTCCATCAGAAAAATTCCGCAGTCTGTGAAAAATGCGGATCAGCTTTTTGCGATGCACATATCCGGCAATGTGCAGTATGTAAAATCCAGATCTGCGAGAATCATTCTGTGATCTGCAATTCGTGCAAAAAGGTGTTCTGCGAGGAACATATCTCCAAGATATGTGGGATCTGTAGTGAAAAGGTGTGCGATGATTGTACGCATATCTGTAAAATCTGCGAGAAAGTGGTTGGCAAAGATCACATGGTGAAGTGCGATGTCTGTGGATCTGTTGTTTGTTCTAACTGTGTGACGATTTCCGGGTTGATCAAGAAGAAGGTGACCTGTAAAAAGTGCAAATGAGAACCGTGCACTTATCAGATTAATTCAGGCAAAAATCATGGCTCGCATCCATCGCATATCAGGGAGTACAAACTATCTGATTAACGGGATGCGAACTATGCGGGGAAAGAAGCTCGCGACTCTGGAAGAGATCCAGTACTTCTATGTCCATCACGATGAGATCCTTAAAGAAACCCCGGCAATCGTTGCCAGGGAACAGGAAGAAATCATTTTCAACCTCACAAATGATGAGTCAAGATTAACTTTTCATTTACAGGAAGTGATTATTCAAAAGACTGCTGAAGTAGATACCGGCATTCGCGAACTAAATCAGAAGAGTTCCTCTGAAATGGGTTTTATCACACGGGTGAGTTTCCGGTTGCGGTACTGGATTGCCGTTGCGTTGAGGGATCATCATATTCATAGTCCCTGTTCCGGGCTCTCCCGCGAATTATCTGCCGTCAGCAACCGGAAAAATCATCACATCAATAACAAACAATCTCTTATCTGCCAGGAGTGTCTCAACATAACACGCTCGTATGAGTTCCTGAAAGCAAACGAATCTTTTCTTATCGGTGCAGAAGCGGAAGAAGAAGTAATCCGTGTTCTTTCACATCTGCCGGACGATTTCCATGTGCTGAATGATGTCAACCTCCGGTTCCACCGAGCTATCTACTGGAGAAAAAAGAACGAGTATATCAGAACGTGTCAGATCGATCACATTGTTGCAGGCCCCACCGGAATTTTTCTGTTGGAAACGAAGAACTGGAAGACATCCGATCTTGAACAGAAATCCGGTAAAATCCTTCATCAGGTAAAGCGAGCGAACCTGGCATTGTGGTATTACACCAAGGATTATTATTTTGGAAAATCGGACCGACCAAAAATTCACGGGGTTGTTGTATCCATGCGAGGATCGAAACGATGCCGGAATCTTGATCAATACACTGACGTAATCTCACCGAACGAGATATCCAACTATGTCCTGAATCGCCCGGAAATTTTGTCAGAAGAGTCCATCAATAAATTTGTTAAAATTATTTCCCGTGACTGATGAGGATATGGGGATTATTCCTGATTCAACCCCGGGACACCTCTCTCGGATCGTAAGAACCAATATCCTCTAAAATCGCCCCGATCACCAATCGGAGCCTTATTTGAAAACAACTTTTTGGAGGGTCATGTTTTTTGGCGATTTACAGCGCACTGTTTTTGAAATCTGCCCGATTCATCGTTTTTTCCAGATATAACGGGCAATGCAGGCCCCAAAAAATGTCTTTTTATTGCCTTTTGGATGGGCGAACGGTAATTTATCCGGAGGGGAGATCGCCCGGAGAACCGGGGAGAGGGTATTCCGGAGACCCCCAAAACAACCCTTCCTTTCATTTCAGCATATGGTTGCCAGATCCGGCCTGAGAACTACCTCCCAAAAGCGAACAATTGCGTTTTACATCGCCATGAAAAATTGTCCGTTTGACGTAAATCGCCTTTTAACGCGATTCCTGAAAAAATGTGCCGGATTGGGGGTGTTTTTTGCAACCTGTGTCGGATCCTGATCGCCCGGATAGGCATTCCGGGCTGTCCCGGTATCCCGTATTGCAGCCTGCAGCTTCGTTGCACAGCACGAAAAAAGATTACCTGCCGTTGTTCCGGAACCAGAAAAGTGCCCCGCACAGGACGAGTGCCCCGAGTGCGGGTACCGCACCAGGCCCGGACCGGGTTGGCTGGGGTAGGGAGGTGACCCCCCCTCAAAAGTGAGTAAGGCTCCGGTTTTTTTCTACACCGGCCGGCGCTTCCGCGTGGAGTTATCGTCAGAGCGGTATGGGGAGCGCCCCTATCTGAAATAATGCGGTCGCGGAAAATTCCATATCAAGGAGGGTGCCCTGACCCCGGGGCAACAGCGTCTGCTGAACGCTCGTGTGTCACATTGCACCCCTTTTCCGGGAACTCATACGAGAAAAATGTACATAAAAAAGATCCCGGAATTGACCCCCAATGTGTCACAAGTGCCATACTCCATATAGGTGTCTTTCTGGAGGAACATACAGTAATGCACGTGAATGTGGATGCAAAATAGGTCTGCTGTACATTTGACAAATTTCGATCGAAATGTATTGCGGTGTATATGTGGAATTTTTAAACACCCGCGATACAAATTCCGAACCCGGACGATCTGCTCCAGATCAATTTAATAAACCTCATTATATTCCGGGCCCTTCCTTTGGTTCATGGAGTAAATGCCATGGATTTCGGTATCAGCATGAAAAAGAAACAACCCTCTGAAGACTCAGAATTCGATCCCTGCGAAAAGGAGGAGTTCGTACCGAGGTTCCGGCAGAAGAAGATCAATATTTTCGTCTCCTCGACTTTTAAAGACATGAAGGCTGAACGGGACGAGCTGACACTCCAGATCTTCCCGGCACTTCGGAAAGTCTGCGAAGAGCGGGGGATTGCCTGGGGTGAAGTAGATCTCCGCTGGGGAATCCCCGAAGAGAAGAGAGGAGAAGTTCTCAACACCTGCCTGAAGTTCATCGATGAATGCCGCCCGTACTTCATCGGCATGCTCGGCGAACGCTATGGCTGGGTCGAAGAAGACGCGCCGGAATGGGTCATCAGGGATTACCCGTGGATAAGAGATCACAAGGGAAAATCCATCACCGAACTAGAGATCCTCCACGGAGTTCTGAACAACCCTGCCATGGCGGGTCATGTTTTCTTTTACTTCCGCGACCCGGCGTACATCAGGACCCTCCCGGAGAGTTTGCAGGCTGACTTTCTCGAAGGGCAGATTCCGGAAGAGATTATAAAATATGGTCTTAACGAAGCAGAGCAATGCGCAGAAAAACGTCGCGGACTTCTTGCTGCGCTGAAAGGGACGATCCGCAAAACTCAGCTCCCCGTTCGGGAAAACTATCGCGATCCTATCCAGTTCGGGGAATTCGTAAAAGAAGATCTGATGCGGGTGATTGACTCCATCTCGCCGCCACCGAAACCGCTATCTGAAGCAGAACGTGCCCGTACCACTCTCGACCGGGAGGATATGGCCCACGAGGCTTTTGCTGCGAGCCGGTTCGGGGTCTACATTCCGCGTCAGGAATACTTCGAGCATCTTGATGCCCACGTTGCAGGAGACAGCCCGCCGGTTGTCGTTCTCGGCAAGTCCGGCAGCGGGAAGTCGGCGCTGCTTGCGCATTGGGCGTACCGGTACCGCCTCAGCCACCCAGACGATCTCGTGCTGGTCCACTTCGTTGGCGCGTCCCCGGGTAGCACCGGCTGGACTGACATGCTCCGGCGGTTCATGGGCGAGTTCAAACGAACGTTCAATCTCGCCGAAGAGATCCCGGCACAGGATGATGCCCTTCGGGCAGCATTCGCAAACTGGCTCTCGATGGCTGCAACCCATGGCCGGGTAGTGCTGGTCATCGACGCCCTCAACCAGCTCGAAGACCGGAACGGTGCCCCGGACCTGGTCTGGCTCCCGCCAAAGATACCGGGAAATATCCGGCTCATTGTATCAACTCTTGAAGGGCGACCGCTCGATGCGATCCGGAAACGGAAGTGGCCCACCATAACCGTGGAACCCCTTACGGTGTCCGAACGGAAGGCCCTGATCACCTGTTACCTGAAAAAGTATCACAAGGAACTCTCACCTTCGTTAAAGGAAGAACTTGCATCAGCTCCGCAGAGCGAAAAACCGCTCTTCCTCCGGGCCCTTCTGGAGGAGGTGAGGATTCATGGAATTTTTGAGAAACTCCCCGGCCAGATAAGAGCATATCTTGCCGCGCCCACGGTCGACGCGCTTTATGAACAGATCCTTACACGCTATGAGCGGGACTATGAACGTGACCGCCAGGATCTCGTGAGAGACGTGTCCTCGCTGATCTGGGCTGGGCGTCGTGGACTCTCCCGATCGGAGCTGATGGACCTTCTGGGGACCGGCGGGAAACCCCTGCCCGCGGCATACTGGGCGCCGCTCTATCTTGCAATGGAACATTCGCTGGTTGAAAAGGACGGGCGCATAACTTTTTTCCACGATTATCTCCGGTCTGCCGTAGAGCACCGGTACCTTCCCACCATTGAACTGAAAAGGGCAGCGCACCGGAGGATTGCCGACTATTTTGCCATTCAGACGGGAGGTTTGCGGAGAATCGAGGAACTCCCCTGGCAGCTTGCGGAGGCAGCAGAATGGGACCGGCTTGTGGCTCTCCTTACCGACCCGGCGTTTTTCATGGCTGTATGGGATATTGAGGAATATGATGTCAAACGGTACTGGGTGCAGACAGAGGCCGGGTCTTCACACCGGATGGTTGAAACCTACCAGTCAATAATCCGGGAACCTTCCAGGGTTTCCTTCTCGTTTGTTTTTTCATTACGCGGTCTGCTGTATGTTACCGGACACCTGGACGAGGCCAGTGCTCTGGGGGAATACCTGATCCAGGCCTCAAAGAAACACGGGGACATCAACGTGATGCAGGCATCGTTTGGCAACCAAGCTGTTATCCTCCAGACCCGTGGAGACCTCGACGGAGCCATGGCTCTCCACAAAGAACAGGAACGGATCTGCCGGGACCTCCAAAACTTCAATTCGCTGCAGGCATCCCTTGGCAACCAGTCGAACATCCTGCAGATCCGTGGAGACCTCGACGGAGCCATGGCTCTTTTAAAAGAGGTAGAACAAATTTCCCGGAATCTCGGAAATGACGATTCACTGCAAAGATCTCTCTGCAACCAGGCACTTATCCTTAAGGCCCGTAGAGACCACGACGGTGCGATGAAACTCCTCAAGGACCAGGAACGGATCTGCCGGGAACTCGGGGACGCTGACTCGCTGCAGGCATCGTTTGGCAACCAGGCAAGTATCCTGCAGATCCGTGGAGATCTTGACGGTGCGATGAAACTCCTCAAGGACCAGGAACGGATCTGCCGGGAACTTGGCAACATCGATTCGCTGCAAATATCCTTGGGTAATCAGGCAAGCATCCTTCAAACCCATGGCGACCTCGATGGTTCCATGGCTCTTTTAAAAGAGGTAGAACAAATTTCCCGGAATCTCGGGAATATCGATTCACTGCAGGCATCGTTTGGAGGCCAGGCGGGTATCCTTATGATCCGTGGCGATTTGGACGGAGCAATGGTCCTCCTCAAAGAACAAGAAAGGATCTGCCGGAAACTTGGGAACATCAATTCGCTCCAAAATTCACTTGGCAACCAGGCAAACATCCACCAGGCTCACGGTGATCTGGACGGAGCAATGGTCCTCCTCAAAGAACAAGAAAGGATCTCCCGGGAACTCGGGGACGTTGACTCGCTCCAAAATTCACTTGGCAACCAGGTGCTCATCCTTCAGGCCCGCGGCGATTTGGACGGGGCAATGGTCCTTCTCAAGGAGAAGGAACGAATCAGCCGGAAAATAGGAAACATCGATTCGCTCCAGACATCACTTGGCAACCAGGCGCGTATCCTTAAGACCCGCGGCGATCTGGACGGTGCGATGAAACTCCTCAAAGAACAGGAACGGATCTGCCGGGAACTTGGGAACACCGATTCGCTGCAGATATCCCTCGGCAACCAAGCGATTATCCTTCAGCTCCGTGGTGATTTGGACCGTGCCATGGCGCTCCATAAGGAAGAGGAGCGGATCTGCCGGGAACTTGGGAACACCGATTCACTCCAGAGATCTCTCGGCAACCAGGCGATTATCCTTCAGGCCCGTGGCGATTTGAACGGTGCCATGGCCCTGCTCAGGGAAAAGGAACGGATCTGCCGGGAGATCGGAAATGTCGATGGGCTGCAGAGATCCCTCGGTACGCAGGCACTGGTTCTTTCTGCCCAGGGAGATCCCGAAGGTGCACTGAGACTCCATAAGGACGAGGAACGAATCTGCCGGGAGATTGGAAATGTCGATTCACTGCAAAAATCGCTCGGCCACCAGGCAAACATCCTCCGGGTCCGTGGTGACCTGGACGAAGCTATGGTCCTCCTCAAAGAACAGGAGAACCTCTGCCGGAAACTCGGGAATTACAATGCTTTAGTGAAAAGTCTGATATTTCAGGCGATTATTCTTGCAGAACAAGACCGTCATCAGCAAGCGCTATCCGTTGCTGAGGAAGCCTATAATCTGGCATCTCATCGTGGGTATACTTCGCTCGCGAAACAGATTTTGCCGATTGTAGAGGCGATCCGAAAAGAGAAATGAGGACAAATAAATTGCCCCCGTTTCATTTACCCGGGTGTCTCTCTCTCGTTGACCTCACCATTCCCCCATGCCAAAATAAGCCCGTATCGGGCTCCGATTCCGTTTATGGTATTTCTGACCCCTGCGGTGGACAGCAAATCGGGCCCGGATTTGTTTCGTGTGGAAAATTCACTCAAATATCGCTCCGTTTGTCAAAATGCGGCTGGAATAGACCTAGTAGAATGACCCTTAATGGTGTTTCAATTGACCCGGTTTTTGCCCTGTATTTTCCCCAACCGGCATCCGGAACAGCCAATAGAACGCGGATATGAGGGTCATATATCAGGATGAAAATATCAAAAACCGAGTTCCCCAACGATCTCACTCCCTGACCATCTCATACACTGATCGGGCGGAAGATACTACGATCCGGGCGGAATCAGCATCATAAATGCACCCGTAATCGGCCCCTTCGTGAAGGTCCATCTGGTTATCTCTCCACAATAATTCCCAGGCCCGTCCCTGCGACCGATACCTCCGTCCGCCGCTCGCCCCGCTACAATTCCGGTGACGGCACGCGACGGGAACTCATGTGTGGATCTCTTCGCCGTGCACGATGCTGGTGGGATGGTTTTCTTTTTATTTCCGGCAGGCACTCGCAGATGCAGAGATGTTTATCAACCGGATGGAACAGCTGATGAGGACTCCGCGATAATCGTACTCACGGTCCCCCCTCAAACGTGGGTATTGCCCCGGTTTTTCCCCTCCCGGATCCGGCGCTTTGCGTGGAGCCATCGCTGGGGACCGGGAGCGGGCTTAACGGAAATATGGCCAATCCCCGATGGAGAACCGGTGCGGAGAAGGGCCATAACCGGGCTCCCCAAAACACAATAACAAAGCCCAAAACGAGAATTTCTAAAAACGGGATCCCGCCCAGCTCCGAACGTGCAGGAATGGATCACATCTCTTCAACCGTTCCGTGGAAGATGGAAATGCATTGATATATATTCCCTCAAACCAAGGGGAATTTGCATGGCGATCCTATCCATACCTCGGTTTCTGGCGCTTGTTCTGGCGCTGACCGTTCTCTGTTCTCCCGTCCTGGCATGTACCAGTTTCATCATTACACCGGGTGCATCCGCTGACGGGTCAATGTATGTAGCGCATACGAATGACGGCTTTGGTGCAAGTGTTGTCGGGCATAAGGTAGCAAACGAGAGTACCCAGCTCATCTATGTACCCGCGGCAGATCATCCTGAAGGTGCGCTGCGGGCGGTAAACTATGATCCCAACTCCGGATCCGATGAACCCACCAGTCTCAAGCAGGCGCAGTCAAAACCCCTTGCCTACATCCCGGAAGTAAAACACACGTACGGGTATTACACCGGAAGTTACGGGATCATCAACGAGCACCAGCTGATGGCCGGGGAAGTAACGACGGGGGCAAAAGTACAGCCCGTGTCCGACCCGAAGAACCGTATCTTCTATAGTTCAGAGCTCTCGAATATCGCGCTCGAACGAACCCGCACGGCAAAAGATGCGGTAACCCTGATCGGCCAGCTCATTGACCAGTATGGCTATTACGGTACCGGCGAGACTCTCCTCTTTGGCGACCCGAAGGAAGCATGGGTCATCGAGATGTGCGGGGGTACACCTGACGGCAAAGGCGGACTCTGGGTAGCACAGAAAGTCCCTGACGGCGAGATCTTTGTCACGGCCAACACGTTCCGTATCCGGGATGTGGTACCGGGCAATCCTGACCAGATGTATTCTCCCAGCCTCTTTCCCGCTGCCAAGGCAAACGGGTGGTGGAACGAATCGGAGGGAAACCTTGACTGGTTAAAGACCGTGAGCGAGGGGGAGTACTCACACCCGTACTATTCCCTTGGCCGGGTCTGGAGCCTGCAGAGCAGGATTGCGCCATCCCGTAACTTCACTCCATACGTCACCGACACGTACTCGAGGGAATACCCCTTCAGCCTTGCTCCCGACAAAAAACTTACCACCGCTGATGCCTTTTCTCTCTTCCGGAACCACTATGAAGGCACGGTCTGGGATCTCACCACCGGGCCGGCAGCCGGCCCATTCGGGAACCCGTACCGCTGGCGCGGACCGTTCGATGATCATGGCCACATCATCTTTGGCGAGGTGAAACCGGGTGCATGGCCCCGCGCTGTTTCAGAGATGTTCTGCGCCTACAGTTACATCAATCAGGGCCGGAGCTGGCTTCCGGACCCCATCGGCGGAATCGCCTGGTTCGGGTTTGCCCAGCCTGCCGAGACGGTATATATTCCATTCTATGCCGGGGGGACAAGTGTTCCTGCCGAATGGTCAAATACCGACCGGTCCACATTCAGCCACGATCAGGCCTGGTGGGCGTTCAACTACGTGACCAACTGGGCAACGCTCAATTATCGTGCCATGATTGTCGATATCAAAGCCCGGCAACAGGCGATTGAGCAGCGACAGTTTGCCGATCAGCCGGTTCTCGAAGAGAATGCACGACAACTCTATAATACGCAGGGAGAGGATGCGGCACGTGCGTACCTTACCGGGTATAGTACGGCAAATGCCCGGGCGAACATGAATGACTGGTGGAAACTTTCCGACCAGCTGGTAGTGAAATACAGCAACATGATGGTGAGCGACTTTGCCACTGGAACAACTGCCCTTCCCGGCTACCCTGACAAATGGCTGCAGGACAACGAATACCAGTACGGCCCGCGGATTTACGACGCGAAAGATCTGCAGAAAGTTGTCGGCCTTGCCTACGTGAACGTGACCGTAGATACGACGCCGGGCAATGAACTCAATCTTATCCGCGAGACCCAGCGGACAAACGTAACCGAGCGTATTATCGAATTCCTTAAAGGACGGTTCCCCGCATCTGCACGGAACCTCACTTACCGGATCATGAAGACCGGTTAATCAAATTTTTTTCCTGACTATTTTTGTTTTTCACAAACCGCATGAACTCCGAAGATGAGGGCAATCCCCGATGGAGAACCGGTGCGGAGATGGGCCATGATCAACACCCCCAAAACAGGCCTTCTTTTCATTCTTCCATATTGGAGGTCGATCCGGGCTGAGATCGGCGGTTCAATTAGTACTACTTGCGTCTTTTTCCAAGGGGGGTTTATGCCGAAATAAGGCAATCGGGGCATTTTGGTCAATGCTTTCCAATAAATAGTGCTGCGATTTTGCGAATTAGTGCCAATCATGCGATCATGATCGGGTACAAAGGGCAATCCGGGCCTGCAGCGTGCCCGTATTGGGGGGTGGAGATGTTTTGGTGAATGCCCTTTTCATCCATGTATTTCCGGCAATTTCAGGACCTGGATCCGGCTCATCATTTCCCTATGCCAAAACAAGCCCTTACAGGGCTCCGTTTCCGGTTTTCCGATCCCGGCCGATCCCGGAAAATCCCGTATAACGCTCCTTTTTACTTCCTGTGGAGAATACGCTTAAATTTCGTCCCGTTTGCCAAAATACGTCTGGAATCTACCTCATCAGATCGCCCGCAACGGCCCTGCAGCCGACTCGGGTTTTGCCCTATAATTTTCCCCATCCGGCACCCGGAACTGCCAACAGAACGCGGATATATGAGTCATATATTCTGACAGAAATATCAAAAGCAGGAGAAATCACCTGGAATGAGGTTATTCAATACATTCCCCGATACTGTCCCGGGGTTTCCGGATCCCGGCAAGCCGGTCATTCACTTCGTTTTTCTTCTCTTTCTCAAGTGTTTTCACGATTTCCCTGAACGGGACAGCTAGGGAATAACTCCTCATGGGCCGTCTGATCCTCCCGTCCCCGGCCAGGCTGCATTACGTATGGTCGCCCCAATAAACACCGGGTGTGATGCCTAATGTCAGCCTGTTCACTGGGGGAGCATTGCCATAAGAGTTATCCGGCACCTGCACGGCCTTCTGCGCCGGGAGGTCCACGGCGGCATAATGTACCCCGGCAGCACAACTTCCGGCAATCGCTAGGCAGATCATGAGCAGTACGAGCCGGGCAAGCGGCGAATACGTAGACTGGGGGATAGTCATCATCTTTCCCTCATGATATTTTTATTATTGACCGATCTGGGAGTGAATTCTCTATAATCCCGGTGGGGTTTTGTTCCAACCCCGGAACTTTGACGGGGTCCGCGACAGACAGCCCCTTTCCTCAAACGCGGTTAAGACCCGGCAAAAAAACGCATGCCTTATCTGGATTCCCGCCCGAACCGGAGAATACGGAAGATCTTCTGATGCATACTCCAATGAAAAAACACCCGTACCTGTATGCGACCTGTGCTGCCCTCCTCCTCACTGCCGCGGCCTTTGCCGGGTGCCTGCAGCACCAGGCATCCCCGCCGCCCGCAGGTCCGTTGCCGGAATCCCCCGTAAACGCAACTGCCCCGATCCGGGCCCATTACTCCCCCGGTGAGATCCCCCGGCTCTCTCTTGAAGCGGAAGCGGCGGCCAATACCTCGCTCAACGCGATTGCCGCACTCCCGCCGGAACAACGCACCATGGATACCACCCTTCTTGCGTTTGATACGGCGATGACCGATTATTCCGACGCAATCTCCCCGCTCTGCCTGATGGGGTATGTCTCAACGGACCCGCAGGTTGCATCAGAAGGAATGGCTGCTGTACAGTCGTCCTCCGTCTTCTCTACCTCAGCATATTCCCGGCGTGACCTGTACGAGGCTATACGGGGCCAGGTCCCCCGCACGCCCGAAGAGACGCGGCTCTTCAACAACACGATCCTCGCGTTCCGGCAACACGGGCTCGATCTTCCGGACGAGCAGCTTGCCCGTGTGACCCAGATGAAGAAAAACTTAAGCCAGCTTGAGACCCGGTATTCCGCAAACCTCCAGAACGACAACACCACGCTTGCATTCACCGCCGGGGAACTGGAGGGAGTCCCTGCCGCATCCCTCTCTGCGTTCACGCGGGAGCCGGGCGGAAAATATCGGGTCACGATGTCGAGCCCGGACTATACCTCGGTGATGACCTTTGCCCGGTCTGACGGGACGCGGAAGAAGATGTATGCTGCATACATGAGCCTCCAGTCTGACTCGAACACGCCCCTCCTTCAGGAAGCGATCGGCCTCCGGCGCTCTATTGCACGGGAACTCGGGTATGCAACCTGGGCCGATTACCGGCTGGACGGGAGGGTTGCAAAAAATGTCCAGGGTGTCAATAATTTCCTTGACGCACTCAAAGCTCCGGTAAAGGAAAATTACCGTATGGAAATCGCCGACCTTCTTCTGATAAAGCAGGGACTCCAGCCCGGGGCAACCGGCGTTGATCCCTGGGATGTCCTCTACCTGCAGGAGGTCCGGAATCGCCAGCGGTACGGGTATAGCGAGGAGGAGGTCCGCGAGTACCTTCCCTATGACACGGTATTGCAGGGCATGTTCACCACGTTTGGAAAGGTGTTTTCGATCCGGTTTGACGAAGTGAAGGATGCCCCGGTCTGGGCAGACGGCGTGCAGGTCTTCCGTGTCGGCAACC encodes the following:
- a CDS encoding M3 family metallopeptidase, encoding MKKHPYLYATCAALLLTAAAFAGCLQHQASPPPAGPLPESPVNATAPIRAHYSPGEIPRLSLEAEAAANTSLNAIAALPPEQRTMDTTLLAFDTAMTDYSDAISPLCLMGYVSTDPQVASEGMAAVQSSSVFSTSAYSRRDLYEAIRGQVPRTPEETRLFNNTILAFRQHGLDLPDEQLARVTQMKKNLSQLETRYSANLQNDNTTLAFTAGELEGVPAASLSAFTREPGGKYRVTMSSPDYTSVMTFARSDGTRKKMYAAYMSLQSDSNTPLLQEAIGLRRSIARELGYATWADYRLDGRVAKNVQGVNNFLDALKAPVKENYRMEIADLLLIKQGLQPGATGVDPWDVLYLQEVRNRQRYGYSEEEVREYLPYDTVLQGMFTTFGKVFSIRFDEVKDAPVWADGVQVFRVGNLSDNATLGYLYIDPFPREGKYGYFCTYPVINGRMKNGTYAVPVVAIIGNFHAPAGDKPALLTPVDGETLFHETGHSLHHLLTRVPYGTQSGMQVAWDFAETPSLAMENWWWDPQVMESVSGDYTNASRKMPASLRDKIIASRDAVLANYYSIRLVYALEDMEFHSSDHKVNMSQVWEKNYEEVTGLSALAGTDQPASFSYLMEGYDAGMYSYLWARVYAVNAGNVFRHDGMTNQTTGLRYRKTILEKGNMEDGDKLIRDFLGTEPTTEVLYRQLGVNMTGQSGNRR